From the Lactuca sativa cultivar Salinas chromosome 9, Lsat_Salinas_v11, whole genome shotgun sequence genome, the window AAGAATGGAATTATTGGTATCAGTGATTGTGTTTCGTGTCTTTGCTTTGTTTGTATCGATGCCAGAGAAATTTTGAAACTTTATGTGGTTTTGAAGAGACTTAAAGGCTTTGGTAAACTACAACGACTAAACTTGAAATTAAAAGatcgtttttttaaaaaaaaaaaaaaagaatgggaTCTTGGTATCAATCAATGCAATATGCATTGCGTGTCTTGTATTAAAATTTGAAACTTTATGTGGTTTTGGAAAGCCTTTGGCACACTACAGCGACTAAACTTGAAATTCCGAGATCGGGCTTTTTCTTATAAGAATGGAATTGTGTTATGAATCACTGTATTGTGTGTTGTCTGTATCGACACTTAATATTTTGGAGAGTTTCAAAAGCATATGGCTGAGAATGATTTTTAGAAAACACGGTTGGAAGCTGTAGCAGAGTGGTATTTGTTGCATATATAGCAAACTGGAATCTGTCTATCAGTTATATATGGATTGATGAGtaaattttggtttgattttGATGATTTCATAAGATCCTTATCCTTGTGCTATGTGTTTGAAGGGATGAGAGGAGAAGTAGAAGATGTTGTGGAGTTGATGCATCGTATACAAGCACGGTTGGCGGTAAAAGAAGCGGCCCGCACGAGCGTGTTGTCCAAGTCATGGCTACATGCTTGGTCTACCATCCCTACCCTCAGGTTCTATGTTGGAAGAGGAAAGAGCATGAAGTTGGTGGATGTGGACCACACTCTGATAAGGTATCTCCGTGACAACATACCAATCGAAAGCTTTGAGCTTAAGATGGACATGCGGAACCAGGAGTCGGCTTCTCATGCTGAAAAATGGATAGGATTCGTGGCAACCAAAACTAGTCTCAAGGAGTTTTCCCTCTCAGTTTACCTAAACGGTGCCTCCTCTTTTACGTTGCCAGATGAGTTACTCTTGGGTGAGAATCTAACTAAGATAAGAGTTGGAGCTTCATGGGGGACCGATATTTCTGTTAGGATGACGACTAGCCGTCATCCTGTGATCAAGTGTGGGTCCCTACGAGAACTGCACTTGGCTGGTGTGCACATAAGTGAAGAGGCACTCAATGACATACTGTCGTCCTGTAGCTCGCTTGAGAAGATAAAGCTTTCAAATATAGATTTTGATTTCAAGACCATCAAGGTTATAAACCTTCCTCGTCTTTACGAATTAAGCATAACTTTGGATGCTGCTTTGGAAATCAGTAATGTCCCAAATCTTGCCGTGTTTAGCTACGATCTACTTCGTTCAGGACAACTTCCATTCAATGCAAACCTCCATTCAATGTCGTTAAGCAACGTGACACAGTTAATGTTAGGTGGTGTGGTTCGGGATAACGTGTGTTTGGACATGATCAAGTCAAGATTTCCTTTTCTCGAGAGTTTGACCCTTGATATGAAGTCTTGGATGTTGGGAAGCTTCCATTTCACATGCGCTTCAATCAAGATATTGTCCTTGACGTCACACAAAAAGCTTTTCGACGTACAAGTTTGTGCTCCAAAATTACTTTTGTTCTCATTCTCTGGCGACAGCATATTGCCTAATCTCCTGTTTCCAGTCTCGTCTCTCAGGCAAATCAAACTCTCACTCTCACTCGACCTTCCTCTTGATGCTTCATTTTTTCTTAAGCTGAGGGAAGCCCTCATGTTATCACGCAAATGCGACCTTTGTATAAGTATAACCAACAACTCTAATAGTATGCCATTGGACACCGACATCGACGAACTAAGAAGAAGGCTCCTGTTTCCTCCTGCTATGAATGTGCAAGAACTCGAGTTTGAAACAGATGAAGATGAATGCCTGTGGGAACGATCCCCATTTTTTGATGCGTTCTTTGAGATTTGCCATCCCAAGCATATATATGCACGCCCAGACAGGCACTACAGACACAACAATCACTTTTGCAGGCTCATGCTCAGGGAGGTCTTGGAGAAGAAAAAGACCACTGCTATTTGGCCTCATCGCCTGCAACATGTTCTAATAAGACCACCTCCTCATAAAAAATGGAGAACCCTAACAAATTCCCAGAGAACCTTACTACAAGCCTTGACTCCTGTTGACTTCAAACTAAAGTGGCGTTGATCATCATCTCTTGTTTCGGTTATTTGTTTTACTATTTCTTGTCTTTATTTATCCTGTTTGTTTAACACATACTTATGATGTTATACTTGTTTGCATAGGATACAACAACCAACCTTTTTATTTTTAGCTAAACATTTTACACCCTATTCATACGCCAACCTTCATGCGTCATCCTTGCAAAAATCTCTACTCAAAACAtatttactttttattttatataacatCATCTTAACTGATATTATATTCTGATAATATATTTACTATAACTTCCAACTAAAGCTCACAACCATTCAGGATTTGAATTTAACTCTACCTTGTTTAATGCATTCGTGGTCTTTCTGGTGAATGTTTGCCTACACCAATAACTTACTATTATGGTGGAGAGAATGGTCTTCCATCCACGAGCTTCTCTCTCCATCATCCTATAACCATCGAAAGGCCTTGAGCTCTCTCTTTAAATGATGATGATGTCACTACATTTGTTGACATGACAAGCCTAGTCAACATCCCACGTTAACAAAATCTGACACATTAGTTTCGAGGTTTGGCAATCGGCTGATGCGTTTAAACTAACATAGCATGTGACAAAAATGTCATCACTTCCTCTATCAAACTCCAAAAcacttttttttgtttaaaaatatatttttttcagaCCAACAAACATATTTTTTGTACAGGGGACAACTTCTGCAAATAGTAATAACTTTTTCTACAAAACTTCAATCCGCTGTCTATTATTTTCATTGAAAACTATACTCATGAGCTTTccatgtatgctatgatattaggATGAGATATAAAATCAGAAAACCAAATCGGAACCGAACCGATATAATCGGAAAATGCTTAAACGGTCCGGGTGGGTCTAAAAATTAGCCTTATCCAGGTTCCGGGTATTCGGGGTACGGGTCCAACGGTATGGGTATTCTGGGTTTTAGCCAATGTTTTAAACCCGGGTCGAcccgaccggttcaaccggttggaCCGTGATCCGGGGTAGAAGGCGAGTCAATTGAGAATGATTTTTTGTAAAAATACGAACTGGATCGAACCGGTCGGGTTTCCCTTAAACCGCGGTCGAACTGTTTGTGTTAAGCCGGTTAACCGGATTGACTCGTTTTAATAGGGCTTGGATACAAATATGGACTGGATCGAACCGTTTGTGTCGAACCGGCTTCTCAATCACAAGGTGACCATGTTGATCATGAAGTTGATAGTGAATTTCAATTACTAAGTGACCGCGAGATCGATGCTTATAATACTCCAAATTTTCAAGATCCATGATTTGGTTTGGT encodes:
- the LOC111888161 gene encoding putative F-box/LRR-repeat protein At5g02700, giving the protein MRGEVEDVVELMHRIQARLAVKEAARTSVLSKSWLHAWSTIPTLRFYVGRGKSMKLVDVDHTLIRYLRDNIPIESFELKMDMRNQESASHAEKWIGFVATKTSLKEFSLSVYLNGASSFTLPDELLLGENLTKIRVGASWGTDISVRMTTSRHPVIKCGSLRELHLAGVHISEEALNDILSSCSSLEKIKLSNIDFDFKTIKVINLPRLYELSITLDAALEISNVPNLAVFSYDLLRSGQLPFNANLHSMSLSNVTQLMLGGVVRDNVCLDMIKSRFPFLESLTLDMKSWMLGSFHFTCASIKILSLTSHKKLFDVQVCAPKLLLFSFSGDSILPNLLFPVSSLRQIKLSLSLDLPLDASFFLKLREALMLSRKCDLCISITNNSNSMPLDTDIDELRRRLLFPPAMNVQELEFETDEDECLWERSPFFDAFFEICHPKHIYARPDRHYRHNNHFCRLMLREVLEKKKTTAIWPHRLQHVLIRPPPHKKWRTLTNSQRTLLQALTPVDFKLKWR